The Neurospora crassa OR74A linkage group I, whole genome shotgun sequence genome segment TCACTTGTATCTAAAGTAGTAATGTGGATATGCTAAACACCAGCTGAACTCTTTGCTGTACGACTCGAGGATTTGCCATAATTGGACCCGTCGGGGTTGTTGATCATTTCTCAGAAGTCTTTGGCGCCATTGAAAGTTGCTTTTCAGCTGACGGCTAGATCAAGCAATCCAGATTGGCTGGCACCAGAATCTGGCAATCCCACTCAAGGTATGCGTTGGTACCAAACATACTGTAGATAACTCCTGCATACCCCTACGTACGTGTGAAGTAATGGAGGTTGTGTATGTACACTATTCTAGAGTCCAAGGGTCCAGTCCCTCGTTCTCCGGATAACGAAGGTTGAGGAAACGCCCCAATAAAGAAGCCGCTAATAGGAACTGGCGGGGATAAACTGCACGCCCGATTGGACTTTGTCCTGATCCGCAGGGCAACCCCGCATGATACAACGCGATGTCTGAAGTGGAGGCCGGGGCATCTTTGGCGATCCAGGATCAATCAAGCTCTTCAGGAGACGAGGGTGAGGGAAGTGGCACAAGTTTAATCAAGCGTTCACCACTTAGTGAACATCCCTGGCTTCCAAACCACAATCACATATCAGCAAGCCATGTTTAGCTAAAGTCACCTTTATTAGACGCTTAACTTGTAGAAACTTTTCCGAAacatggaaaaagaaaagaaaaggaaaaaaaaaaaaagaaaaaaaaagaaagaaaaaacaCAAACAACAAAGAGCCTGGATGTAATGTGGGGGAATCATTGAAAACAACATTTTCCTCGTCACAACACCCCTAAATCCCCAAACGCCAATGCCAATCATGCTCATGGGATAACACAACTGAAATTTGCCGACGTACTCAGGGCCCGATTAGTCCGAGCTATCAGACGTACTGAGTGTTTGTTCGGGGGGTTGCGTCCTATTCTTGAGGCTTATcggcctccttttccttgtcatctgttgttgctgccggTGCCTTGTCGGATGCCTCCTCGGCAACCTTGCTTGGCTCTTCTGCCACTGGCTTCTCAGTGTTGGCGTCTGGTACCGGCGAGGCGGCCTTGGgagaggctgctgctgctgctgctgcctcgGTAGCAGGCTCCgcagtggcggcggcgggactTGGCCTGCGCTCTGCCTCCGGCTCCGGAGCAGGGGCAGTCTCGATTTCCTCGGTCTTGATCTCCGCCTCAGGTTCTGCAGGCTTCTCATCGGCCTCGCCCATATCCACATCGCCATCTTCGTCAACTTTGGCCGCAGAGCTTACTGCAGGCTGCGCGGCTGTCGTTGCGGGGGCTTCGGCTTCAGGTTCAGCGGCGGCCGGTTGGGCTTCGTCGTTATCGATCATGGTCTCATCGTTGTCGACAGCAGTAGGCTCCGCTGGCTTAGCggcggccgcggcggcggtggcggcaaTCGAGGGCGGAGCTGGTTCTCCAATATCAAGATCCATGTCCTCCACGGCCTTGGGGTTCTTGAAGTCGAGAATGGACCGGCGCTGCGGTCCGTTCGGCTTGAACACACCATTGGCTTGAGCCAtgtcctcgtcatcacttTCTTCAAACTCGTCTTGCCTagctctctccttctcccattGACGCTGTGTCCGCCGGACATCCTTGTTctcgtcctcatccatgTCGTCAAGCTCGTCTTCCTGATCGTCTGACATACCGAAGCCCTGACGCGGAACGTCCTGCATCTGGACAGAGGGAACTGGGGCGGTCTTCTTCAGGTTTTCTATCACTGATATCTTGATCTTCTCCAGGTACTCTGGGCTGTTGGCGTTCTCCATATTGGAAGAACGCACATCAAGCTCGTAGTCGGGACCGTAATACTAAGAGTTTGTTAGCAAGGCGGCAAGCCATAATGGAACTAATCCACTTACGTCGTAGTACTCGTTGTAAGGAAGGACTGGGTTCatctcaacaccaaccaaacGGCCGGTTTCGTAGGCCCAAGTCCTTGCGACGTTGCGCATGGTGTAGCCACCTCCGCCGAGAACCAGAGTGGGTAGTCCAAAGCTCCGCACGTAATTAACGCAGTTGGCATGGCCACGCATGCTCAAGTTAAAGCAGCCAAGACGATCACCGGACAAACTGTCACCACCGCATTGGAGGACAACAGCCTCAGGTTGGAAGTATTGCATGACAGCGCTAATGACGGGCTGGAAGATGGAGCTGTAGGTGGTGTCGTCAATCCCATCGCGGAGGGGGAAGTTGACGGCATAGTTCTTGCCGGAACCGATACCAATGTCGCGCAACTCGCCGGTACCGGGGAAGTACTCGCCGTACTTGTGGAAGGATACGGTCATGACGCGATCCGTCGTGTAAAAGGCTTCTTCGACACCATCGCCGTGGTGCACATCGATGTCAATGTAAAGAACGCGCTTCTTGAAACGCAGGAGCTCTAGGATAGCCAGGACGATATCTGTTCGGTGTAGTAGGTAAGCATGGGTGGCGTCGTACGGGTTCCAGGAAATTGTGAAGGCCACATACCATTGACATAGCAGAAACCGCTAGCCTCGCTCTTCTTGGCGTGATGCAAACCACCGGCCCAGTTGATGGCGATGTCGCACTTGTCCCTATTCAAGCGAGCGGCACCCTCCATACTTCCGCCGGCACTGATGCCGCAGAACTCAAACAGGCCGTCGAAAACGGGACAGTCATCGCCAACATTGTACTTGCCCTGCTCGCGCATGAAGCCGTCCATGTTGTCGGGGGTAACCTTTTGTAAAAACTCAATGTACTCGTCGGTGTGAAACTGTGTCATTTCGGCAGTAACGGCTGGTTTTGCACGCTAACACAGAGAGGGTCAGTTTGTCGTTGACCAAGGCCAGTACCCCCAACACAGCAAACTTACGTAGACCTCGAGAAACTTGTACACGTTGTAGTTCATGACCAGACTGTGGGCAAGACGGATACGATGGGGCTTCATAGGATGGCCGGTCACGTAGGCATAGTTGCCAATGTCGGAGTCGTAGAAGTAGGCGACCCGCTTCTTGTCATTGTGGACGACGGTATACAACGGCTCGTCACGCGCGACTCCGGCGGGATCGGTGAATGTGGAAGGCATGGTGGGCAGATGTTGCCGGGTTGCccgttgtgttgtgttgcgTTGCGTTGGCGGATACGGAGGACTATTGCGGTACAATCCGGATTGTGGGTTGgatggtgtgtgtgtgtgtgttgtggtggtggatatCACGTCCAAGTATGTAGAAGTTATCGCTGACCGGGAGACGCTGGGATGGGAAGGACCCCGTCGTGAAAGGAAATGTTCAGGGTCGCCGGGCTGAATGGGGGAAACACGTGTTGAGGTTTCGTGGTATTGATAGAATGACAAAGTATGATATAGAAATATCCCCGTGATGTGGCAAATCACCTGGGCGGTATCGTCATGGCTTGCCAGcaacgaaaagaaagatgGTGTTTAGTTCGAGCTCGGTTCCTGACGCCGGGGTGTCTGTCACTGAGTGGCAGAATTGCTTGTACGAGCCACGGCACAACGCTGAGGTCGGTGCGTGAAGCCGTGGGCGGACAGGCGGGGGAGAAAGCGCAAGCACCAGCAACCCCAACGGGCGAGTGGGGTATAATTGAGCTGTTCTCCATTCTCCAATAACTTTAGTAACCAATCAGAAAACGGATTGTGCACCTGACGTCCTGTCGGCAGGCAACGTCGAACCTTCCAAAAAAGCGCCAATACTTATGAAGTCAACCGCTTTGCCTGCCGATTTGCAAACCAGATAAGATTATGTAATCCACAGCTTCCAGCTCAAGGGAACCTTCCGTCACCGGGCTGGCCTGCAGTGGACTTTGTGGCAGTTGGCGTTGCAGGCTGCCACAGCTTGTcgtcaacgccgccgccagccAGCTGCGGCAAGCTCCCCATAGGTGCTGCATGCTCCATGCTCCAACCTGacgcggtaggtaggtagagaggtaCTCAACCCACCAACCTAAACAACAAACCGCCCCGTCTCCCGTCTTGTCATCGACGACATCCCACTTCGACTTTACAACGAAACCGCCACCGTTTGCATCGCAACCCTCCATATACTTCTGCGCGACGTCATTACACCCGAGGAACGACGCCGATATTAATTTCCAACACCCCCGTCACACAGCTACGTCAACATAATACACTACTCTCCAACCAACAAACACATTCAAGATGGATCGCATGCGCAGCTTGTTGGGCGGCGGCCTGGGAATGGGCGGTGCCACTGCGCCAGGAGCCGTATGTTTGTTCCCATTCGCAAATTGAACAACAGAACCGCAGGCTTGCTTGGTCTGGCGTGAAGGTGACAAGGGCATGATGCTAATGTGCTGGGTTCTGGTCAGGACAACACCAACCTCATCGACAACTCGGAAACCGTCTACATTTCCTCCCTAGCCCTCCTCAAGATGTTGCGCCACGGTCGCGCTGGTGTGCCCATGGAAGTCATGGGCCTGATGCTGGGCGAGTTTGTCGATGACTTTACCGTTCGCGTCGTCGATGTGTTTGCCATGCCCCAAAGCGGTACTGGTGTCAGTGTAGAGGCTGTCGACCCCGTCTTCCAGATGAACATGATGGACATGCTCAGGCAAACGGGAAGGTGAGAGGATACTCAGCTCAACTTGACCTTTCACCACCCACTAATGTATTTCCCTTCGCAGGCCCGAGGCCGTCGTTGGCTGGTACCACTCGCATCCCGGTTTTGGCTGCTGGCTTTCGTCGGTTGATATCAACACCCAACAAAGTTTCGAACAACTCAACTCCCGTGCGGTCGCCGTGGTTATTGACCCCATTCAGTCCGTCAAGGGCAAGGTTGTGATTGATGCTTTCCGTCTCATCAACCCCCAGTCGCTCATGCTGGGTCAGGAGCCCCGCCAGACGACATCCAACTTGGGACATCTCAACAAGCCTTCCATCCAGGCCCTCATCCACGGCCTGAACAGGCACTACTACTCGATCGGCATCAACTACCGCAAGACCGCCTTGGAGGAGAACATGTTGATGAATCTGCACAAGCACGTTTGGACCGAGGCCCTCGAAATGGAGGACTTCCGCTGCGAGGGATCGAGGACGAAGGAGAGACTCGACCGCCTGGTTAGCCTTGCTGACGGCTACGAGAAGAGAGTCAAGGAGGAGACAGAGTTGACCAAGGACCAACTCAAGACACGCTATGTTGGCAAGGTGGATCCCAAGAAGCACTTGGAGGATGTCGGACAGCAACTGATCGAAGACAACATTGTTGCCGTTACAAGGCAGATGATCGACAAGGAGGCGACCATTGCGAAGAAGGATACCCCCGCTGGGGCCAATGGCACCACACATGGCGACCAGATggaggtcgaggaggagcagctataggtacctacctaaccaaAAGGACAAGCATGCATGACGTTTTTTCTTTGCAGGCGCATACCTCCGACTTGTGATTTTGTATGACTAGGCGTTAGGTATAAGGATGGGCAGCTAGACCGGTAGCCATGTTCAAGATTCGGTTTTCCTTTTCAGTGAATGGGGTTGTCTGTTCAGGTACAGACCTGCAGTGACTGGTTTACGGGTTCGTGGCTAGTGGTGTAAGTGACATCAATTTCTCTTTGTTTCCGATTCTGTACCTGAGTTGATGCCACAGGAATGAGTGCACCACGTCTTTGTGCGCGGAAAGGTGTTCTTGGTTACACACCATTGTCCTTTGACAGATGCTCTGCACAGCGTTGCCATGCCCATAATTGCATTGTTTACTTGTGGTGTTCGTGACACAGGCTCGTCTCTTGGAGGCTTCTCATCCGAATATAAATGTCGAAGAACCTCTCACACTTCCAAATGCGTTCTGTTTGTCATCCACAAAACACCTACAGTCATACAACAACATTGGACCACTGCCAACGACAAGTCAAGATGGGTTTTACAGCTTACCTGAAGACGATCCTCAGCGATTTGTTGCGCGGTCCGCAACCCAACAAGAACCAACATGCTCAAAGACACGGTAACAAAGCCAGCGGCCGCAATGGCAGCCGGAAAGGAAGCCATCAACATAAAACGATGCTAACTCGAAAAGGCCAGCACCAGGGGACCACCACCCCCAGAACTACACAGGAAAAGAGGAACCAtcggtacctacctcccaatcctcccaatcctcctcctAATTCCCCACGTCCCCGTCCAATTCGTCTTCCTCAAAACCCCCCTCctgcccctcctccctcccctcgcCCAAGACCCATTCGCCTTGGTGTCGAACCAGGAGAACCCCAAGCTAACAATACAGCGCAAGTTGAAGTCAACCAAAAGAGTATCCCTATTTGGCCCGCCTCAGCACCGGCTGCCTCGTTGCCTCCTCCGGTCGCACTGTCATCGATTTTTGAAGCTTTCGATCGAGATGGAGCTAGAGATAATTACCTTCACCAGAGGCCAGGCCTGCCACTAGACACCGTCACTCTAGCTGCTTGGGAAGAAGGTCTTCAAGCCCCGGTGCCGCCGGCCCTGTTACCGGTAAGAATGGCAAGTCCCGCTTTTTCGTGTGCATCAGCCAGTTCGGAGGATACCATTGCGCTGATTGACTATGAAATTGAGAGTTGGCAGTGGTTATCTTTGGAGCAACAATCCGTCGAGACAGGTTCTTATCTGGGTTCTGGGGTTGATATCGATAGTGCGGCTGAGTCAAGTGGGATATGGACCCCAGCTGGTTTTTCTTGTTCGACTGTGGCTTCTTCGATTGCTTCTATTCctgctctttctttttctgcttATTCCGCTTGTTCGTCAAACAAGAGCGGGACTCGGTCTTCGAGGAGACGGAGTATCAAGCGTGTATGTGTTCCGCCCCCTTGGAAGAGTGGTTGGAATGAAAGCTTTGTGAGGCAGAGGGAGTATCCTGACTGGATCTAGatgataggtaggtaacggtAGAATGTTCGGTCTTGGGTTCGGTTTGTCGGGTTACTCAATTTCTTAGGTTCAGGGcggctttttcttttttctttgcatTTTCGACATATTTGAGGATATACCATACATCCAAGTGACTAGTAAAAATAGATTGTTGAATGAAATTCAAGATACCTGCTATCAGAACCCGTTTTTGCCGTCCGTCATGCTTAAAAACGTACGTACCAAAGAAAACTTTGGATTTACCAGTGAGATCGCTCGTTGCACTTCGCTCCATTATCCACACATATCAAGTAAAGACCCTTAAATGCTAATAAAATTTCCAACATTGAGCAATGCAGGACCTCTACCTACGCGAAGAAGAACTAAGAAGAAACAAAATAACGCAGTACAAAAAGCAAGACTGACCCGACATGCCTCGAGATATCCATCCATTCCTTCATAGTAACATGGCCAACACATCCCgatccccttttccttcgtGCCCTGTCTTCCCTTCAGGAAACACTCAAAGCGgcctcccgctcctcctcttcaaatGCCTCCTAGCATGCCCCTCGCCCGCCGCATAAC includes the following:
- the rpn-11 gene encoding 26S proteasome regulatory subunit RPN11 — translated: MDRMRSLLGGGLGMGGATAPGADNTNLIDNSETVYISSLALLKMLRHGRAGVPMEVMGLMLGEFVDDFTVRVVDVFAMPQSGTGVSVEAVDPVFQMNMMDMLRQTGRPEAVVGWYHSHPGFGCWLSSVDINTQQSFEQLNSRAVAVVIDPIQSVKGKVVIDAFRLINPQSLMLGQEPRQTTSNLGHLNKPSIQALIHGLNRHYYSIGINYRKTALEENMLMNLHKHVWTEALEMEDFRCEGSRTKERLDRLVSLADGYEKRVKEETELTKDQLKTRYVGKVDPKKHLEDVGQQLIEDNIVAVTRQMIDKEATIAKKDTPAGANGTTHGDQMEVEEEQL
- the hda-3 gene encoding histone deacetylase RPD3: MPSTFTDPAGVARDEPLYTVVHNDKKRVAYFYDSDIGNYAYVTGHPMKPHRIRLAHSLVMNYNVYKFLEVYRAKPAVTAEMTQFHTDEYIEFLQKVTPDNMDGFMREQGKYNVGDDCPVFDGLFEFCGISAGGSMEGAARLNRDKCDIAINWAGGLHHAKKSEASGFCYVNDIVLAILELLRFKKRVLYIDIDVHHGDGVEEAFYTTDRVMTVSFHKYGEYFPGTGELRDIGIGSGKNYAVNFPLRDGIDDTTYSSIFQPVISAVMQYFQPEAVVLQCGGDSLSGDRLGCFNLSMRGHANCVNYVRSFGLPTLVLGGGGYTMRNVARTWAYETGRLVGVEMNPVLPYNEYYDYYGPDYELDVRSSNMENANSPEYLEKIKISVIENLKKTAPVPSVQMQDVPRQGFGMSDDQEDELDDMDEDENKDVRRTQRQWEKERARQDEFEESDDEDMAQANGVFKPNGPQRRSILDFKNPKAVEDMDLDIGEPAPPSIAATAAAAAAKPAEPTAVDNDETMIDNDEAQPAAAEPEAEAPATTAAQPAVSSAAKVDEDGDVDMGEADEKPAEPEAEIKTEEIETAPAPEPEAERRPSPAAATAEPATEAAAAAAASPKAASPVPDANTEKPVAEEPSKVAEEASDKAPAATTDDKEKEADKPQE